A genomic window from Anthonomus grandis grandis chromosome 2, icAntGran1.3, whole genome shotgun sequence includes:
- the LOC126750142 gene encoding keratin, type I cytoskeletal 9-like — MNRFVALVVVVTLGAVLAAPHSPGYAGGSVLVNSNANALSGGGFGSIPVGGSFGSSSKASASAEASSFGFGTNSGAGAGGCCGGSFGGFEGSSANAGAQSGAGGVGTFGGSSALSNSGAQAGAGGIGHGYIGNPGSISSANSGAHAGAGGFVPGSFGGSLANAGAGAGASGFGHGNLGSISSSNAGAHAGGRGGAPVGFGTFGGSSSQANAGADAASGGFGQGYVGNSGSFSSSNAGAQAGAGSFGGFGG; from the exons CTCCTCATTCCCCGGGCTATGCAGG tgGGTCGGTATTAGTGAACTCTAACGCGAACGCTCTAAGTGGAGGAGGATTTG gatCGATTCCAGTTGGTGGGTCCTTTGG atCATCTTCTAAAGCTTCAGCAAGCGCGGAGGCTAGCAGCTTTG GTTTTGGGACAAATAGTGGAGCTGGGGCTGGTGGATGCTGCGGAG gtTCTTTTGGAGGGTTTGAAGG AAGTTCTGCTAATGCCGGAGCTCAATCAGGCGCAGGAGGAGTTG gtACATTTGGAGG TAGCTCGGCTCTTTCAAATTCCGGAGCTCAAGCTGGGGCCGGTGGAATTG gacaCGGATATATCGGAAACCCAGG atcgATAAGTTCTGCAAATTCTGGAGCTCATGCAGGTGCAGGAGGTTTTG TTCCCGGTTCATTTGGAGG TAGTTTAGCCAATGCAGGCGCTGGAGCTGGAGCTAGTGGTTTTG GTCACGGAAATTTAGG ATCCATTAGTTCATCTAATGCGGGAGCTCACGCAGGTGGAAGAGGTGGTG ctCCAGTGGGCTTTGGAACATTTGGAGG TAGCTCGTCGCAAGCGAATGCTGGAGCTGATGCTGCCTCAGGTGGTTTCG GTCAAGGATATGTAGGAAATTCAGG ATCTTTTAGTTCTTCTAACGCCGGAGCTCAAGCAGGTGCAGGCAGCTTTG GTGGATTTGGAGGGTaa